The window GGCGCCTACCTCTACGAGGTTCTGGTCCAGGTCATCAAGCACGGATGCAAACACCTGACCGTAACCGAGAACGAATTCCTGGTTGGAATCATCAGCGTGGCCGACCTGGCCCGCGCGCGGAGCACCGGGACGCTCTGGTTCGCGCACCGCATCGAGACTCAGCCGACCCTGGAAGGGCTCCGCGAAACCAGCCACGAAGTGGACGGTTTTCTCCACGCGCTCATCCGGGAAAAAACGCCGGTCCGCGATATCCTGGCCATCGTTTCGGAATTGCATGACGCCTTCACCCGCCGGGTCATCCAGCTCTGTGAGGCGGAAGTTGAACAAACGCACGGGCCGAAGCCGTCCGACTACTGCTGGATCGCGATGGGCAGCGCCGGTCGCCGGGAACAGACCATCAGGACGGATCAGGACAACGCCATCATTTACGCCGACCCGGAAGAGGACACCGGGACCGCGGCGGCGGAATACTTCCTGCACCTAGGGACCATGATTTCCAAAGCGCTCACCGAATGTGGCTTCCGGGAGTGCCGTTTCGGCGTAATGCCGTCTAACCGGGAATGGTGCCGGTCACTGGGCGAGTGGCGGGAACATCTGGTTCAGCTGCTAATGCGTGCCGAACCTGAGGATATTCGCAAACTGACGATCCTGCTGGATTTCCGCCCGGTCTACGGGGATTTTGACCTGGCCCGGAGTCTCTGGCAAACCGCCTTCACGACTTTTGAACAGCTTCCCAGTGCGGTGCTGGACCTGGCGGCCGACAGCAAAACGCAGATGCGGGTGCCGCTTAACCTGTTCGGCGCCTTCATCACCGAAAAGTCCGGTCCCCACAAAAACCAGATCAACCTGAAGTCCGCCGCCTGCACCCACATCGTAAATACGGTTCGCGTTTTCGCCCTGAAACACCGGATCAGCGCCACACCCACCCTGGAGCGGTTGCGCCTGCTGGTGGAGGGCGAAGTGATCCCACCGGACGACGCCGAGTTCATCGAAGCCGCCTACGAGGCCCTGCTGATGTTCCGGATCCGGGAAAACCTGAAGAAGCTGGACCGGGGTGAGGAACCGGACAATTACGTCAACCCACACACGTTGAGCAAGAGGGAACAGGAGATCTTGAGGGACGCCCTGTCGGTGATCACCAGGCTTCAGAACCTGATCGTCAGCCGGTTTGGAGAATCCTTGCGCCTCTACCCCACATAGAGGGGCCGGAGGGATAGCACCGGATGAGCGGGAACTGGCTCTCCAAGTTCAAAAACGGCATGGGCAACCTGACGGAAGGTCTCCGGCCCGGCCCTTCGCCGCCTCCGGAAGTGCTCCGGATCAAGGAACGGCTCGCGCGGGCGGCCAAGCCGCTCGACCCCGACATGCCCCTGTCGAAGCTTCGTTTCGTGGTGCTGGACACCGAGACCACCGGCTTTGAACCGGCCGGCGGCGACGAGGTCATCGCCCTGGGGGCGGTGGTGGTGAAAAACGGGCGGCCCCGTCCCGAACAGGTCTTTCACCGCCTGGTGAATCCGGGGCGGTCCATCCCGCCCCTGGTGACCGCGCTCACCGGCATTTCCGACGAGGCGGTGGCCGGGGAAGACGACCTGGTGGCCGTGTTGCCGTGCTTCCTGGAGTTTTTGGGAAACGACTGCCTGGCCGGCCACCACCTCGGTTTTGATCTCGAGTTCTTAAACCTCAGGCTCCGGGAATTCTCGGGAGCGGCAATCCGCAATCCGGCGCTCGATACCGCGGTTATCGCCCGGGCACTCTACCCCGCGTTGAAGTACTTCAGCCTCGACGCCATGCTGTCCTTCCACGGAATCGAGCCCGCCGGGCGGCACACCGCGCTCGGAGACGCTTGGCTCACCGCCCGCCTGCTGGCGCTGCAACTGGAACTCCTCGAGATGATGCGGATAACAAAAGTGGCCGGTCTGTTGCGCCTTCTGGAGACGCAGGACGCCGGGTTCGTACCTGGTTTCTGAGAGACCAAGGCAAAAAACCGCGCTATTGCGCCATTGCTGCCGCGACGCAGGGATGAAATGGAAAGCCCGTCCAATTTGACCCTGGGCAAGGGAGTTTGGCTTTGTGGCGCGGGGCATAAACATGTTATAATCCACAATGATCAATTGAAGTAAAAGGAGCGTGGTACACCTCCATGGACGACCCCCTGTCATTAGGGTTCGTAAATACTCCCGCGCTTGCCCTGCTGTCGGCTTTCATCCTGGTGGTACTCGTCGTTCTGCACTCTGCTTTCCTTCCTGAACGCACCGGGCTGCATCACTTCACTGCTTGTCATGTTCGGCGAACCGGTGCCGGAATCACTGTCTGTCGAGCGGGTGGAGAGCATCGCGCTGGCCTTGACGCTCCCCAAGAGGAAAGCATAGCCTATCAGCGGGAGGGACAAATGTGGAACAACTGCTTCCTCAAATCGGGCTGATACTCTTACTTATTTTGCTCAACGCGGTGTTTGCCTCCGCGGAAATCGCCCTGGTCTCCGTCCGCCGTTCGCGCATTGACGTCCTCGCCAAAAAGGGGGACCGCCGCGCCGCTGCCGTGGCTCGACTCCTCAAAGGGGATCCGGGCCGCTACTTGGCGGCTATCCAGATCGGCGTAACCCTGGCCGGGTTTCTGGCCAGCGCCACCGCCGCCGTCACCCTGGCCGTGCCGCTGCAGAACATCTTTCAAAACGTACCCGTAGCCGCAGTCAACACTAATGCGCAGGGAATCGCCGTGGTAATCACCACCACGCTGATCGCGTTAATCACCCTCATCTACGGCGAGTTGGTCCCTAAACGGGTGGCGTTGCAGGCAACTGAACGTGTCGCCCTCCTTCTGGGCCGACCCATTCACTTGTTCTCGCGCGCAACACGCCCGGTAATCCTTCTGCTGACCGCAGCCACCAACTACTCGCTGCGCCTGTTCGGATTAAAGCCCGGTGTTAACGAAGACCAGGTGACCGAAGACGAACTCAAACAAATCATTGTAAACCAAAGCACCCTGGACCGGGAAGAGCAACGGCTTCTTTGGGACGTCTTCGACTTCGGAGACGCGGTGGCTTATGATGTAATGGTCCCGCGCACCGACGTGGTAGGGGTCGAAACCAGCACTTCTGTGGCGGACACCCTTCGTCTGATGTCGGAAACAGGCCATTCCCGCATTCCGGTCTATGGGCAGAACCTTGACGACATCAAAGGTATTGCCGGGATCAAGGACCTGGTCCCTTATCTCTTGCGCGGGGAGGAGCAGGCGCCGGTAGAGAAGGTGGTTCGCCCGGCCTACGTTGTCCCGAATACTGTTCCGATCAGGCAGTTGCTCCGTGACCTACAGAAGCGCGGGGTGTCAATGGCCGTGATCGTAGATGAATTCGGCGGGACTGACGGTGTTGTCACCGTGGAGACTCTGCTCGAAGAGCTTGTAGGAGAAATCCGCGACGAGTACGACCGGGAGGACCAAGAAATCTTATCTTCAGAAGACGGGCAAGCGATCGTCAAGGGTTCGGCTGGAGTGGATGAGGTCAACCGCCAACTAAAACTGGCGATCCCAGAGAGCGAGGAATACCATACGATCGCCGGTTTCATCCTCGATCAGCTCAACAAGGTGCCAAAAGCCGGGGACCGTGTGACTTTAGACGGTACCGTACTTGAGGTCGCAAAAATGAAGGCGAACCGCATCTTGATGGTTTCGATCAAAAAAGAAGATTGATAACCCGAAAGAACCGTTTTTGTTGACAAACTCGTAACGACCGCCGGGAAAGCACAAAAGCCTGGCCCTAGGAGCGGGCCTCCTCATCATCCAGAGGTTGGGCGCGGAACAGGAGGTCATCCCGGATGAGCACCCGGAACCGCTGCCCCGGCTTCAGTTCCCCGGTCAGGAGCCCGGCGTACAGTTGGGCGTTCTGGTAAGTGTTCTTGGTCCCGTCCTCGAACATCACCACCACGTTCTGGCCCTTGCGGGTGGTCACCAGGGTGACCACCGCCGCCGTAACCGGGTGACTTAAGACCTTGAGAGTGACGAAAATCCCGGGCAGCACGATGAGGGCGGACAGAAAGCCGATGATGAAGTAGATCCGGGGCAAATCGGGGCTCAAGATCCCGGCGACGGCAATCGCCAGGGCCAGGATCAGGGGAACGAACAGGGTCACGGGCCAACCTACGCGCCGCATGAATTTCATCGTGTAACTATGATTCCTCCCGCGTTCCTAAAGGTAGATTTCGGCTTCCGCGTCGACATCCGGGTTAGAGACAAGGTCCAGCGGGATCCGGTCCAGCCAGTCCTCGCCGTATTCCAACTCCAATTGCCGCACCCGGCTCAAGCCGTGCTCGGTGATCATGCGCTGGCCCCCTTCCCCGGACCGCATGCTGGGCTTGGCGCCGGTGAAATATCCGGCCGCGCCCTTGGGGTGCTTGCCGTATTTACGGCAGAACCAGCTCAGCTCCAGGGGGGTCACGGTGCCGCCGGCCCGCACCACCTCGGCCAGGGGCGCCACGGCGCGGATGGTTTGAACCAGGATCTCCTTGCCCCCTTCGGCGGCGTACAGGTTGCGCAACTGGACCTTGACCGCCTTCAGGTCCTGCTCGATGAGCGAAAGCTGGTCGGCCAAGTGCTTTAAAGTCTCCGGCGAAACGCTTACCTTCACGATCCAGGGGCTCCTCTCCGGGTGCTGCCACTATTCTAGCATGTCCGGTGCCCGGCGGAAAACCGGCAAAACAGACATGCCGGGCATACAAGAAAAACCCCGCCTTTGGAGAGACGGGGTTTTTCAAAGAGGCTCAAAGTCATGAGCCTACATCATGTCCATGCCGCCCATACCGCCCATACCGCCCATGCCGCCCATGCCGCCCTTCTTGTCCTTGTCCACCTTCTCGGCCACCAGGGTCTCGGTGGTCAGGATCATCGCCGCGATGCTGGCGGCGTTCTGCAGGGCGATGCGGGTCACCTTCGCCGGGTCCACGATACCGGCCCCGATCATATCGGTGTATTGCTCGCTGAGGGCGTCGAAACCAACGCCCGCCGGGCTTTCCTTCACTTTTTCGACCACGATGGAACCCTCTACCCCGGCGTTGTTGGCGATCTGCCGCAGCGGGGCCTCAAGGGCGCGCTTGATGATGTCGACACCGGTCCGCTCGTCGGGAAGCTCGGGCTCCAGCCCGTTCAGGACGGGAATCACGTTCACGTACACGGTGCCGCCCCCGGGGACGATGCCCTCCTCCACGGCCGCGCGGGTCGCGTTCAGGGCGTCCTCGATGCGGAGCTTTTTCTCCTTCATCTCGGTCTCGGTCGCCGCGCCCACGTTGATGACCGCCACGCCGCCGGCCAGTTTCGCCAGCCGCTCCTGGAGCTTCTCCCGGTCGAAGTCTGAGGTGGTGTCCTCGATCTGCTTTTTGATCTGGGCCAGCCGCTTGGTGATCGCGTCCGCGTCGCCCTGGCCGTCCACGACGATGGTCTCGTCCTTCTTCACCCGGACCTGGCGGGCCTTGCCCAGGAGGTCCAGGCCGGCCTTGTCGAGCTTCAAGCCCACCTCTTCGCTGACCACCCGGCCGCCGGTGAGGATGGCGATGTCCTCGAGCATCGCCTTGCGGCGGTCGCCGAACCCCGGCGCCTTGACGGCCACGACGTTTAAGGTGCCCCGCAGCTTGTTGACCACCAGGGTGGCCAGCGCTTCGCCTTCCACGTCCTCGGCGATAATCAAGAGCGCCTTCCCGGCCTGGAGCACCTTCTCCAGGATGGGCAAAATATCGGCCACGGCTGAGATTTTCTTGTCGGTGATCAGAATGTACGGATCGGCAAGGGTGGCTTCCATCTTGTCGGGGTCGGTGATCATGTACGGGGAAATGTAACCCCGGTCGAAGTTCATGCCGTCCACGACTTCCAGTGAGGTGCCCATACCCTTGGACTCCTCGACGGTGATCACGCCGTCCTTGCCGACCTTCTCCATCGCGTCGGCGATCAGGTTGCCGATGGTGGTGTCGTTCGCCGAAATGGACGCCACCTGGGTGATGGCCTCCTTGCTCTCCACCGGCTTGGCCCGGCTCTTGATCTCCTCCACGGTCCGTTCCACGGCCTTCTCAATGCCCCGCTTCAGGATCATCGGGTTCGCACCGGCCGTCACGTTCTTCAGCCCGGCCCGCACGATGGCCTGGGCGAGCACCGCGGCGGTGGTGGTCCCGTCACCGGCGATGTCGTTGGTCTTGGTGGCCACTTCTTTGACCAACTGGGCCCCCATGTTTTCGAACGGATTCTCCAGTTCGATCTCCCGGGCGATGGTCACGCCGTCGTTGACGATCATCGGCGAACCGAATTTCTTTTCCAGGACCACGTTGCGGCCTTTCGGCCCGAGCGTCACCCGCACCGCGTCGGCCAGGGCGTTAACGCCCCGTTCCATCGCGGTCCGCGCGTCTTCACGGTAGACTATGTCCTTAGCAGCCATTTTCGGCTATACCCCCTTACAAACCTTAATAATCTGGTCGAACCCGAAAGGTCTTATTCCAACACCCCGAGCACGTCGTTCTCCCTGAGAATCAGGTACTCCTCACCGTCGATCTTGACTTCGTTGCCGGCATACTTGGAGTAAAGCACCTGGTCGCCGACCTTGAGGTCGATGGCCACGCGCTGCCCGTTATCGAGCAGCCGTCCGGGCCCCACAGCCACCACCTCGCCCTTTTGCGGCTTTTCCTTGGCCGTGTCCGGCAGCACAATACCCCCCTTGGTCACCTCTTCCAGCGGCAGAGGCTTAATCACTACCCTTTCACCCAACGGCCTGATCACTGGATACCCCTCCTTTAACTGTGACTGTAATTTGTGTTTCCTTCTGTTAGCACTCATCTGAAATGAGTGCTAACACCCTTACCGGTATTATGATAAAGAAACCCAACAAATAAACGCAAACCCGCAAAATTAAGGAAATATGACCTGGCCTGGCCAATGAGGCCGATGTACGGCCATTAACTTTGCCGATCTACGATTTGCTTGAAATCCAAATTGTAGGGCCCTTCTCGATTAAGTATTTTTTCCGCTTGAAGAAATTTTATACAAAAACGGACCGTGTTGCGGTCCGTTTTGTGTAGGGGAGGTGGCCTTTGCCGGGAGGCTAGAAGCAGCCCAGTTCGCAGTTTATAACCTTGATCTTAAGCAGGTCCGCCGCCCGACCGATCACCTGCGGCGGCACGCCCAGATCGCGGGCCAACTTCCGGGCCAGCGTGCAGCTGATCGACCCCTCAGGCGCGGCTGATCGCACCGTCTCCAACACCTCGGGTCCGGGTTCCTCGAAACGGTACTCTTTTCTCATTGTGCGCCATCCCTTCCGCCGTTTTTGTTGTCACTAAAGCAATTACGTTTATAATAAGGAAAACACCTGGGCGAGTTCAAGGGGGGAGTAATTTTGAGCCGCGTCCCGATGACGTTGACCAACCTGCGCCCCATGCACCGTTTCAGCAGCCTGGAAAATGTCCACGGCTGGGACGAGATCGTGACCGAAGAGGAATTCGCAATCCACATCGACGGTCATGAATTCACCCGGCTCCTCTGCCTGCCGGCCGACCTGGAGTATTTGGCCGCAGGCCACCTGGCGCTGGCCGGACGCCTGACCGATCCCGGCGCAGTCGACCGGATCGAAGTGGATTTTTCGGAACGGGTTGTCCGGGTCTACACACGGGCCGGCGACAAGCCGGCACCCGCAGCGCAAACAGGGCGCCTCGAAATGACGCCGGAGCAGGTCCGGGAATTCACCAAGCACCTGCCGGCCATGTCGGCCCTTTTTCAGCGCACCGGCGGGGTCCACTCCGGCGGGCTGGTCGGGGAAGGAAACCTGCTGTTCACAATGGAGGACACCGGCCGGCACAACGTGATGGACAAAATCTACGGCCGGTCGTTTCTGGAGGGTATTCCGCTCGGCGATAAGGCCCTCCTGTTCAGCGGGCGCAGCACGGCGGAAGTCCTGATGAAGCTGGAGCGGATGGGCATCCCGATGATCATCGCTCGCGGGGCGCCGACCACCATGGCGATCGACCTGGCGGAGCGGGCGGGCATTACCCTGGCCGCTTACGCCCGGCCCGACCGGTTCAGCGTGTTCACCCATCCGGGGCGGATCATCGGCCCGCTCGCAGATCCAGAACCCGGCCCTCGGTGACCACGTAGTCCACCGCCTCGTCGTGCGGGTCGGGGTAAACCGTCGGACAGATCTGAAAGTCATAGGCCAGGCCGATCCGGACCGCCCGGTGCCCCACCCGGCGCAGGAACCGGTCGTAAAAACCGCCGCCGAACCCTAGGCGGTAGCCCTGATGGTCGAAGGCCACTCCCGGCACCAGGATGCAGTCCAGAACCGCGTCGACTATTTCCTCGAAGTACCGCGGTTCGGGAACGCCGAACGCCCCCGGTTCGAGGCCTTCCGGGTAGGTAGTGATCCGGGCCGGGATCAGGCGCCGCCGCGCCCGGTCGGTGACCGGCACGGCCACCGTTTTCCCGGCGTCAAGCGCGGCGCGGATCAACGTCCCGGTCCCCACCTCGTTGCGCACGTCTACGTAGGCCAGCAGGCAACGCGCTTGCCGGAAGGCGGGCAGCTCCCGCACCCTGCGGGCGATCACCGCCCCGGCGTCAGCCGCCGCCGCTGGATCCAGGAGGCTGCG is drawn from Candidatus Desulforudis audaxviator MP104C and contains these coding sequences:
- a CDS encoding DUF294 nucleotidyltransferase-like domain-containing protein; the protein is MEVAIGVLRSITPFSSLSEAVLEELAPQTYLKAFPKGTYVFRQGTPTLHALFIVVEGLAEVTVTNSRGKESVVSFRHPHDFFGETVVLTDEEYPGSVRARKDLTCLVMPREVFERLMYHHPEVSRFFSRVLLSRMRSLYQEIVADQAPDFVRAESALFRRRAAEIMSTPVVTCRRSEPVHHVAQIMVEKNIGSVVVVDQTGHPVGLVTERDLVARLADPAQGWPAHLTAEAVMQRKLVQVPAGAYLYEVLVQVIKHGCKHLTVTENEFLVGIISVADLARARSTGTLWFAHRIETQPTLEGLRETSHEVDGFLHALIREKTPVRDILAIVSELHDAFTRRVIQLCEAEVEQTHGPKPSDYCWIAMGSAGRREQTIRTDQDNAIIYADPEEDTGTAAAEYFLHLGTMISKALTECGFRECRFGVMPSNREWCRSLGEWREHLVQLLMRAEPEDIRKLTILLDFRPVYGDFDLARSLWQTAFTTFEQLPSAVLDLAADSKTQMRVPLNLFGAFITEKSGPHKNQINLKSAACTHIVNTVRVFALKHRISATPTLERLRLLVEGEVIPPDDAEFIEAAYEALLMFRIRENLKKLDRGEEPDNYVNPHTLSKREQEILRDALSVITRLQNLIVSRFGESLRLYPT
- a CDS encoding PolC-type DNA polymerase III — protein: MSGNWLSKFKNGMGNLTEGLRPGPSPPPEVLRIKERLARAAKPLDPDMPLSKLRFVVLDTETTGFEPAGGDEVIALGAVVVKNGRPRPEQVFHRLVNPGRSIPPLVTALTGISDEAVAGEDDLVAVLPCFLEFLGNDCLAGHHLGFDLEFLNLRLREFSGAAIRNPALDTAVIARALYPALKYFSLDAMLSFHGIEPAGRHTALGDAWLTARLLALQLELLEMMRITKVAGLLRLLETQDAGFVPGF
- a CDS encoding hemolysin family protein, whose protein sequence is MEQLLPQIGLILLLILLNAVFASAEIALVSVRRSRIDVLAKKGDRRAAAVARLLKGDPGRYLAAIQIGVTLAGFLASATAAVTLAVPLQNIFQNVPVAAVNTNAQGIAVVITTTLIALITLIYGELVPKRVALQATERVALLLGRPIHLFSRATRPVILLLTAATNYSLRLFGLKPGVNEDQVTEDELKQIIVNQSTLDREEQRLLWDVFDFGDAVAYDVMVPRTDVVGVETSTSVADTLRLMSETGHSRIPVYGQNLDDIKGIAGIKDLVPYLLRGEEQAPVEKVVRPAYVVPNTVPIRQLLRDLQKRGVSMAVIVDEFGGTDGVVTVETLLEELVGEIRDEYDREDQEILSSEDGQAIVKGSAGVDEVNRQLKLAIPESEEYHTIAGFILDQLNKVPKAGDRVTLDGTVLEVAKMKANRILMVSIKKED
- the groL gene encoding chaperonin GroEL (60 kDa chaperone family; promotes refolding of misfolded polypeptides especially under stressful conditions; forms two stacked rings of heptamers to form a barrel-shaped 14mer; ends can be capped by GroES; misfolded proteins enter the barrel where they are refolded when GroES binds); translation: MAAKDIVYREDARTAMERGVNALADAVRVTLGPKGRNVVLEKKFGSPMIVNDGVTIAREIELENPFENMGAQLVKEVATKTNDIAGDGTTTAAVLAQAIVRAGLKNVTAGANPMILKRGIEKAVERTVEEIKSRAKPVESKEAITQVASISANDTTIGNLIADAMEKVGKDGVITVEESKGMGTSLEVVDGMNFDRGYISPYMITDPDKMEATLADPYILITDKKISAVADILPILEKVLQAGKALLIIAEDVEGEALATLVVNKLRGTLNVVAVKAPGFGDRRKAMLEDIAILTGGRVVSEEVGLKLDKAGLDLLGKARQVRVKKDETIVVDGQGDADAITKRLAQIKKQIEDTTSDFDREKLQERLAKLAGGVAVINVGAATETEMKEKKLRIEDALNATRAAVEEGIVPGGGTVYVNVIPVLNGLEPELPDERTGVDIIKRALEAPLRQIANNAGVEGSIVVEKVKESPAGVGFDALSEQYTDMIGAGIVDPAKVTRIALQNAASIAAMILTTETLVAEKVDKDKKGGMGGMGGMGGMGGMDMM
- the groES gene encoding co-chaperone GroES, which codes for MIRPLGERVVIKPLPLEEVTKGGIVLPDTAKEKPQKGEVVAVGPGRLLDNGQRVAIDLKVGDQVLYSKYAGNEVKIDGEEYLILRENDVLGVLE
- a CDS encoding formate dehydrogenase accessory sulfurtransferase FdhD translates to MSRVPMTLTNLRPMHRFSSLENVHGWDEIVTEEEFAIHIDGHEFTRLLCLPADLEYLAAGHLALAGRLTDPGAVDRIEVDFSERVVRVYTRAGDKPAPAAQTGRLEMTPEQVREFTKHLPAMSALFQRTGGVHSGGLVGEGNLLFTMEDTGRHNVMDKIYGRSFLEGIPLGDKALLFSGRSTAEVLMKLERMGIPMIIARGAPTTMAIDLAERAGITLAAYARPDRFSVFTHPGRIIGPLADPEPGPR
- a CDS encoding 5-formyltetrahydrofolate cyclo-ligase, coding for MNDVCGKQELRAAMLKARSLLDPAAAADAGAVIARRVRELPAFRQARCLLAYVDVRNEVGTGTLIRAALDAGKTVAVPVTDRARRRLIPARITTYPEGLEPGAFGVPEPRYFEEIVDAVLDCILVPGVAFDHQGYRLGFGGGFYDRFLRRVGHRAVRIGLAYDFQICPTVYPDPHDEAVDYVVTEGRVLDLRAGR